From a single Rodentibacter sp. JRC1 genomic region:
- the adk gene encoding adenylate kinase, translated as MKIILLGAPGAGKGTQAQFIMNKFGIPQISTGDMFRAAIKAGTELGKQAKALMDEGKLVPDELTVALVKDRIAQPDCENGFLLDGFPRTIPQADALKDSGVKIDYVLEFDVPDEVIVERMSGRRVHQASGRSYHIVYNPPKVEGKDDVTGEDLIIRADDKPETVLDRLAVYHKQTQPLVDYYQSEAKAGNTQYFRLDGTKKVEEVSQELNKILG; from the coding sequence ATGAAAATTATTCTTTTAGGCGCACCGGGAGCCGGCAAAGGCACACAAGCGCAATTTATTATGAACAAATTCGGCATTCCGCAAATTTCAACCGGCGATATGTTTCGTGCGGCAATCAAAGCGGGAACCGAACTTGGCAAACAAGCCAAAGCATTAATGGATGAAGGTAAACTTGTCCCGGATGAACTCACTGTTGCCTTAGTGAAAGACCGTATTGCACAGCCTGACTGCGAAAACGGTTTCTTATTAGACGGCTTTCCGCGTACCATTCCACAAGCAGATGCCTTAAAAGATTCCGGCGTGAAAATCGACTACGTATTAGAGTTTGACGTACCGGATGAAGTGATCGTAGAACGTATGAGCGGTCGCCGCGTACACCAAGCTTCCGGACGTTCTTACCACATTGTTTACAATCCACCGAAAGTGGAAGGCAAAGATGATGTAACCGGCGAAGATTTGATTATCCGTGCGGATGATAAACCGGAAACCGTATTAGATCGTTTGGCGGTATATCATAAACAGACCCAACCGCTAGTGGACTACTATCAATCGGAAGCCAAAGCAGGGAATACACAATATTTCCGCTTAGATGGTACAAAAAAAGTAGAAGAAGTCAGCCAAGAATTGAATAAAATCTTAGGTTAA
- the yegQ gene encoding tRNA 5-hydroxyuridine modification protein YegQ, with product MTTQFKPELLSPAGSLKNMRYAFAYGADAVYAGQPRYSLRVRNNEFNHANLKIGIDEAHALGKKFYVVVNIAPHNSKLKTFIKDLQPVIDMGPDALIMSDPGLIMLVREHFPNIDIHLSVQANAVNWATVKFWKQMGLTRVILSRELSLEEIAEIRRQVPDIELEIFVHGALCMAYSGRCLLSGYINKRDPNQGTCTNACRWEYKMEEGTTDEVGNIIPKIDPAQQIEVKNVAPTLGEGNATDKVFLYTESQKPDEQMTTFEDEHGTYFMNSKDLRAVQHVEKLTALGVHSLKIEGRTKSFYYCARTAQVYRKAINDAAAGKPFDESLMDTLESLAHRGYTEGFLRRHTHDEYQNYEYGYSISDRQQFVGEFTGKRNGQGMAEVAVKNKFLLGDEVEMMTPQGNINFKIEKMLNRKNENVEAALGDGHFVFLDVPEEINLEYALLMRNLVNTNTRNPHN from the coding sequence ATGACAACCCAATTTAAACCAGAATTACTTTCCCCTGCCGGGTCTTTAAAAAATATGCGCTATGCTTTTGCCTATGGTGCAGATGCCGTCTATGCCGGTCAACCCCGTTATAGCTTGCGGGTACGCAATAATGAATTTAACCACGCCAATTTAAAAATCGGCATTGATGAAGCGCACGCACTCGGTAAAAAATTCTATGTTGTAGTGAATATTGCGCCGCACAATTCTAAGCTAAAAACCTTTATTAAAGATTTACAACCTGTAATTGATATGGGGCCGGATGCGCTTATTATGTCCGATCCCGGATTAATTATGTTGGTGCGTGAACATTTTCCGAATATTGATATTCATCTTTCAGTACAGGCCAATGCGGTAAACTGGGCAACGGTGAAATTTTGGAAACAAATGGGCTTGACCCGCGTTATCTTATCCCGAGAACTTTCTTTAGAAGAGATTGCTGAAATCCGCCGACAAGTGCCTGATATTGAATTAGAAATTTTCGTTCACGGCGCATTATGTATGGCTTATTCCGGTCGTTGTCTGCTTTCCGGTTATATTAATAAACGCGATCCAAACCAAGGCACTTGTACCAATGCTTGTCGTTGGGAATATAAGATGGAAGAAGGCACAACGGACGAAGTAGGAAACATCATACCTAAAATCGACCCAGCACAACAAATTGAAGTAAAAAACGTTGCACCGACACTAGGCGAAGGCAATGCAACAGACAAAGTTTTCCTTTATACCGAATCACAAAAGCCTGATGAACAAATGACTACATTTGAAGATGAACACGGTACCTACTTTATGAACTCAAAAGATCTACGTGCCGTACAACACGTGGAAAAACTAACCGCACTTGGCGTGCATTCTTTAAAAATCGAAGGCCGAACCAAGTCTTTCTATTACTGCGCACGTACCGCTCAAGTATATCGTAAAGCCATTAATGATGCGGCAGCGGGTAAACCATTTGATGAAAGCCTGATGGATACCTTGGAATCACTGGCTCATCGAGGTTATACGGAAGGTTTTTTGCGCCGTCATACCCACGATGAATATCAAAACTACGAATATGGGTACTCCATTTCAGATCGTCAACAATTTGTCGGAGAGTTTACCGGCAAACGAAATGGGCAAGGTATGGCGGAAGTCGCTGTAAAAAATAAATTCTTATTGGGTGATGAAGTAGAAATGATGACCCCACAAGGTAACATCAATTTCAAAATTGAGAAAATGCTGAATCGTAAAAACGAGAACGTAGAAGCAGCGTTAGGCGATGGACATTTTGTTTTCTTGGATGTGCCTGAAGAGATTAATTTGGAGTATGCACTCTTAATGCGGAATTTAGTGAACACAAATACCCGTAATCCTCACAATTAA
- a CDS encoding anaerobic C4-dicarboxylate transporter — MLYLEFLFLLLMLYLGSRFGGIGLAVVSGIGLAIEVFVLRMPIGKPPVDVILIILAVVTCASVLEAAGGLKFMLQIAERILRSNPKRVTFLGPLVTYTMTIMLGTGHAVYSIMPIIGDVALKNNIRPERPMAVASIASQLALTASPVSAVLVYYLGAIAKLPGFEHISLLQIMAVTVPATLLGTIMMSLYSLKRGKELEDDPEYQRRLQDPIWRERILNTTNTLLDDELPKAAKYSVYLFLLSLVFIVAVAMIPEIRTIGSAKPISMGVVIQMVMLCFGGIILLVCKVNPQIVPNGVVFKSGMVAGLAIFGIAWMSDTYFQYAMPEFKAAVTSMVESYPWTFALALFAVSVVINSQAATAVMMVPVGIGLGLPAPLLIGLMPATYAYFFIPNYPSDIATVNFDVTGTTKIGKYYFNHSFMIPGLIGVVVACLVGVAIAELIIR, encoded by the coding sequence ATGCTTTATTTAGAATTTTTGTTCTTATTATTGATGCTTTACCTAGGAAGCCGGTTTGGTGGGATAGGACTTGCTGTCGTATCCGGTATTGGATTGGCGATCGAGGTGTTTGTACTTCGTATGCCGATAGGCAAACCTCCGGTTGATGTTATATTGATTATTCTTGCCGTTGTGACTTGCGCATCGGTATTAGAAGCGGCAGGCGGTCTTAAATTTATGCTGCAAATTGCAGAACGCATTTTACGGAGCAATCCTAAACGCGTTACTTTTTTAGGTCCTTTAGTGACCTATACAATGACGATTATGCTTGGTACAGGGCATGCGGTTTATTCTATTATGCCGATTATTGGCGATGTTGCTTTAAAGAATAACATTCGTCCGGAACGTCCGATGGCGGTTGCTTCTATTGCTTCTCAATTAGCATTAACGGCGAGCCCCGTTTCTGCGGTATTAGTTTACTATCTAGGTGCAATCGCAAAATTACCGGGCTTTGAACATATCTCGTTATTGCAAATTATGGCGGTAACCGTGCCGGCTACTCTATTGGGAACAATTATGATGTCGCTTTATAGCTTAAAACGTGGTAAAGAGTTAGAAGATGATCCTGAATATCAACGTCGTTTACAAGATCCTATTTGGCGTGAACGTATCTTGAATACGACAAATACGCTACTTGATGATGAATTACCAAAAGCGGCGAAGTATTCGGTTTATTTGTTCCTTTTATCTTTGGTGTTTATTGTTGCCGTTGCAATGATTCCTGAAATTCGTACGATTGGTAGCGCAAAACCTATTTCGATGGGGGTTGTGATCCAAATGGTAATGCTTTGTTTTGGCGGTATTATTTTATTAGTGTGTAAAGTGAACCCGCAAATCGTACCAAATGGTGTTGTGTTTAAATCCGGTATGGTTGCAGGATTGGCTATTTTTGGGATTGCCTGGATGAGTGATACTTATTTCCAATATGCAATGCCGGAATTTAAAGCGGCCGTCACTTCAATGGTTGAATCCTATCCTTGGACATTTGCACTTGCTTTATTTGCGGTTTCGGTTGTGATTAATAGCCAAGCGGCTACCGCTGTAATGATGGTTCCGGTTGGTATTGGTTTAGGATTACCCGCACCATTATTAATCGGCTTAATGCCGGCAACTTATGCCTATTTCTTTATTCCAAACTATCCGTCCGATATTGCCACGGTGAACTTTGATGTAACCGGCACGACCAAAATCGGCAAATACTATTTTAACCATAGTTTTATGATCCCAGGCTTAATCGGTGTGGTTGTTGCCTGTTTGGTTGGGGTAGCGATAGCCGAATTAATTATCCGCTAA
- the acpP gene encoding acyl carrier protein yields MSIEERVKKIIVEQLGVKEEDVKSEASFVEDLGADSLDTVELVMALEEEFDIEIPDEEAEKITTVQSAIDYVQNNQ; encoded by the coding sequence ATGAGTATTGAAGAACGCGTAAAAAAAATCATCGTTGAACAATTAGGTGTTAAAGAAGAAGATGTGAAATCTGAAGCTTCTTTTGTTGAAGATTTAGGTGCGGATTCTTTAGACACTGTTGAGTTGGTGATGGCTTTAGAAGAAGAATTTGATATCGAAATTCCGGATGAAGAAGCTGAGAAAATCACAACTGTTCAATCTGCGATTGATTACGTGCAAAATAATCAATAA
- the fabG gene encoding 3-oxoacyl-ACP reductase FabG encodes MQGKIALVTGATRGIGRAIAEELIAKGAFVIGTATSEKGAETISAYLGEKGKGLVLNVTESDSIEAVLAQIKAEFGDVDILVNNAGITRDGLLMRMKESDWFDIMQTNLTSVYRLSKAVLRPMMKKGGRIITIGSVVGSSGNPGQTNYCAAKAGVIGFSKSLAKEVAARGITVNVVAPGFIATDMTDVLTDEQKAGILSNVPAGRLGEAKDIAKAVAFLASDDAAYITGTTLHVNGGLYMS; translated from the coding sequence ATGCAAGGTAAAATTGCTTTAGTAACAGGCGCTACGCGTGGTATCGGCCGTGCGATTGCGGAAGAATTGATTGCAAAAGGCGCTTTTGTAATAGGCACTGCGACTTCTGAAAAAGGGGCGGAAACGATTTCTGCTTATTTGGGAGAAAAAGGCAAAGGTTTAGTATTAAACGTAACCGAAAGCGATTCTATTGAAGCCGTGTTAGCGCAAATTAAAGCGGAATTTGGCGATGTGGATATTTTGGTCAACAATGCAGGGATCACCCGTGATGGTTTGTTAATGCGAATGAAAGAAAGCGATTGGTTTGATATTATGCAAACCAATCTAACCTCTGTTTACCGTTTATCAAAGGCGGTGTTACGTCCTATGATGAAAAAAGGCGGACGAATTATTACCATTGGTTCTGTGGTCGGTTCCAGTGGTAATCCGGGGCAAACCAACTATTGTGCGGCAAAAGCGGGAGTCATCGGTTTTTCTAAATCTTTAGCAAAAGAAGTGGCTGCACGAGGCATCACGGTAAATGTGGTTGCGCCGGGATTTATTGCAACAGATATGACGGATGTGCTGACTGATGAGCAAAAAGCAGGGATCCTTTCTAATGTACCGGCAGGGCGTTTAGGAGAAGCGAAAGATATTGCGAAAGCGGTGGCGTTTTTAGCATCCGATGATGCGGCTTATATTACAGGTACGACATTACACGTAAATGGCGGCTTATATATGAGCTAG
- the fabD gene encoding ACP S-malonyltransferase — translation MKKFAMVFPGQGSQTVGMLAELAGEYSVVTETFKQASDVLGYDLWNLVQQGPAEELNKTWQTQPALLAASVAIYRIWQEKYPHLKPEVMAGHSLGEYSALVCADVLDFQDAIKLVELRGKLMQQAVPEGAGAMYAIIGLDNDAIIEACKKAEEGEVVSAVNFNSPGQVVIAGAKAAVERAAALCKEAGAKRALPLAVSVPSHCALMKPAADELAATLDSITFNKPITAVINNVDVKIEMESAAVRSALVRQLYSPVRWTETVEKMAQDGVQVLVEVGPGKVLNGLTKRIVGDLQATSINDVISLNAVEELLA, via the coding sequence ATGAAAAAATTCGCAATGGTCTTTCCGGGACAAGGCTCTCAAACTGTCGGTATGCTTGCAGAGCTTGCCGGTGAATATTCGGTGGTTACTGAAACGTTTAAACAGGCTTCTGATGTACTTGGATACGATTTATGGAATTTGGTGCAACAAGGCCCGGCGGAAGAACTAAATAAAACTTGGCAAACCCAACCTGCACTTTTAGCCGCTTCTGTGGCAATTTATCGTATATGGCAAGAAAAATATCCACACTTAAAACCGGAAGTGATGGCAGGACATAGCTTGGGGGAATATTCCGCTTTGGTATGTGCCGATGTATTGGATTTCCAAGATGCCATTAAATTGGTGGAATTACGCGGTAAATTAATGCAACAAGCCGTGCCTGAAGGTGCGGGAGCAATGTATGCGATTATCGGTTTAGATAACGATGCGATTATTGAAGCATGCAAAAAAGCGGAAGAAGGTGAAGTGGTTTCTGCGGTGAATTTTAACTCACCGGGACAAGTGGTGATCGCCGGTGCGAAAGCGGCAGTAGAACGTGCGGCGGCATTATGTAAAGAAGCCGGTGCAAAACGGGCGTTACCGCTTGCGGTGAGTGTTCCTTCTCATTGTGCGTTAATGAAACCTGCAGCCGATGAATTGGCTGCAACCTTAGATAGTATTACGTTCAATAAGCCAATAACAGCGGTTATTAACAATGTGGATGTTAAAATCGAAATGGAAAGTGCAGCGGTTCGTTCTGCATTGGTTCGTCAGCTTTATAGCCCTGTTCGCTGGACTGAAACCGTAGAAAAAATGGCGCAAGATGGCGTACAGGTGTTGGTAGAAGTCGGTCCGGGTAAGGTATTGAACGGTTTAACCAAGCGTATTGTAGGTGATTTACAAGCTACATCGATTAATGATGTTATATCACTTAACGCCGTAGAAGAATTATTAGCATAA